Proteins encoded in a region of the Streptomyces sp. NBC_00513 genome:
- a CDS encoding thioredoxin domain-containing protein produces MSPSPSSSSSRKPSPRRPLLIAAGVAIAAVTLGLVSWQATAPEERGDSGGDAASARPAPQANPELLKLARRDAGDKLAVGRADAPVVLIEYSDFKCGYCGKFARDTEPELVKKYVEAGTLRIEWRNFPIFGAESEAAAKAAWAAGRQDRFERFHSAAYAEGAKEKGFGEARLTELAREAGVPDLERFKRDMAGEEAAAAVRADQQEGYRIGVTSTPSFLVNGQPVAGAQPLDAFEAAIARAEAAARK; encoded by the coding sequence ATGTCCCCTTCCCCCTCCTCTTCCTCCTCCCGCAAGCCCTCCCCGCGCCGGCCCCTGCTGATCGCGGCCGGGGTCGCCATCGCCGCCGTCACCCTCGGCCTGGTCTCCTGGCAGGCCACCGCCCCCGAGGAGCGCGGTGACTCGGGCGGCGACGCGGCCTCCGCCCGCCCCGCGCCGCAGGCCAACCCCGAACTGCTGAAGCTCGCCCGCCGCGACGCCGGCGACAAGCTCGCCGTCGGCCGCGCCGACGCGCCCGTCGTACTGATCGAGTACTCCGACTTCAAGTGCGGCTACTGCGGCAAGTTCGCCCGGGACACCGAACCCGAACTGGTGAAGAAGTACGTGGAGGCCGGCACCCTGCGCATCGAGTGGCGCAACTTCCCCATCTTCGGCGCGGAATCCGAGGCCGCCGCCAAGGCCGCCTGGGCGGCGGGCCGACAGGACCGCTTCGAACGGTTCCACTCGGCCGCCTACGCGGAGGGAGCCAAGGAGAAGGGCTTCGGCGAGGCCCGACTCACCGAGCTGGCCCGCGAGGCCGGAGTGCCCGACCTGGAGCGCTTCAAGCGGGACATGGCCGGTGAGGAGGCCGCCGCGGCGGTGCGCGCCGACCAGCAGGAGGGCTACCGCATCGGCGTCACCTCCACCCCGTCGTTCCTGGTCAACGGGCAGCCCGTGGCCGGCGCGCAGCCCCTCGACGCCTTCGAGGCCGCCATCGCCCGCGCCGAGGCGGCGGCCCGGAAGTGA